In one Lolium rigidum isolate FL_2022 chromosome 3, APGP_CSIRO_Lrig_0.1, whole genome shotgun sequence genomic region, the following are encoded:
- the LOC124694278 gene encoding pollen allergen Lol p 1-like translates to MASSSSVLLVVALFAVFVGSAHGIAKVPPGPNITAEYGDKWLDAKSTWYGKPTGAGPKDNGGACGYKDVDKAPFKGMTGCGNTPIFKDGRGCGSCFEIKCTKPESCSGEAVTVTITDDNEEPIAPYHFDLSGHAFGSMAKKGEEQKLRSAGELELQFRRVKCKYPDGTKPTFHVEKGSNPNYLAILVKYVDGDGDVVAVDIKEKGKDKWIELKESWGAVWRIDTPDKLTGPFTVRYTTEGGTKSEVEDVIPEGWKADTSYSAK, encoded by the coding sequence ATGGCGTCTTCCTCGTCGGTGCtcctggtggtggcgctgttcgcCGTGTTCGTGGGCAGCGCGCACGGCATCGCGAAGGTACCACCGGGCCCCAACATCACGGCTGAGTACGGCGACAAGTGGCTGGACGCGAAGAGCACCTGGTATGGCAAGCCGACCGGCGCCGGTCCCAAGGACAACGGAGGCGCGTGCGGGTACAAGGACGTCGACAAGGCACCGTTCAAAGGCATGACCGGCTGCGGCAACACCCCCATCTTCAAGGACGGCCGCGGCTGCGGCTCCTGCTTCGAGATCAAGTGCACCAAGCCCGAGTCCTGCTCCGGCGAGGCTGTCACCGTCACAATCACCGACGACAACGAGGAGCCAATCGCACCCTACCACTTCGACCTATCGGGCCACGCGTTCGGGTCCATGGCGAAGAAGGGCGAGGAGCAGAAGCTCCGCAGCGCCGGCGAGCTGGAGCTCCAGTTCAGGCGGGTCAAGTGCAAGTACCCGGACGGCACCAAGCCAACTTTCCACGTTGAGAAGGGTTCCAACCCAAACTACCTGGCTATTCTAGTGAAGtacgtcgacggcgacggcgacgtggtGGCGGTGGACATCAAGGAGAAGGGCAAGGATAAGTGGATCGAGCTCAAGGAATCGTGGGGAGCTGTCTGGAGGATCGACACCCCCGATAAGCTGACGGGACCATTCACCGTCCGCTACACCACTGAGGGTGGCACCAAATCTGAAGTCGAGGACGTCATTCCTGAGGGCTGGAAGGCCGACACCTCCTACTCGGCCAAGTGA
- the LOC124694279 gene encoding pollen allergen Lol p 1-like has translation MASSSSVLLVVALFAVFLGSAHGIAKVPPGPNITAEYGDKWLDAKSTWYGKPTGAGPKDNGGACGYKDVDKAPFNGMTGCGNTPIFKDGRGCGSCFEIKCTKPESCSGEAVTVTITDDNEEPIAPYHFDLSGHAFGSMAKKGEEQKLRSAGELELQFRRVKCKYPDGTKPTFHVEKGSNPNYLAILVKYVDGDGDVVAVDIKEKGKDKWIELKESWGAVWRIDTPDKLTGPFTVRYTTEGGTKSEVEDVIPEGWKADTSYSAK, from the coding sequence atggcgtcctcctcgtcggtgctcctTGTGGTAGCGCTGTTCGCCGTATTCCTGGGCAGCGCGCATGGCATCGCGAAGGTACCACCGGGCCCCAACATCACGGCCGAGTACGGCGACAAGTGGCTGGACGCGAAGAGCACCTGGTATGGCAAGCCGACCGGCGCCGGTCCCAAGGACAACGGCGGAGCGTGCGGGTACAAGGACGTCGACAAGGCGCCGTTCAATGGCATGACTGGCTGCGGCAACACCCCCATCTTCAAGGACGGCCGCGGCTGCGGCTCCTGCTTCGAGATCAAGTGCACCAAGCCCGAGTCCTGCTCCGGCGAGGCTGTCACTGTCACAATCACCGACGACAACGAGGAGCCTATCGCACCCTACCACTTCGACCTCTCGGGCCACGCATTCGGGTCCATGGCGAAGAAGGGCGAGGAGCAGAAGCTCCGTAGCGCCGGCGAGCTGGAGCTCCAGTTCAGGCGGGTCAAGTGCAAGTACCCGGACGGCACCAAGCCAACGTTCCACGTCGAGAAGGGTTCCAACCCCAACTACCTGGCTATTCTGGTGAAGtacgtcgacggcgacggcgacgtggtGGCCGTGGACATCAAAGAGAAGGGCAAGGATAAGTGGATCGAGCTCAAGGAGTCGTGGGGAGCAGTCTGGAGGATCGACACCCCCGATAAGCTAACGGGCCCATTCACCGTCCGCTACACCACTGAGGGCGGCACCAAATCCGAAGTTGAGGATGTCATTCCTGAGGGCTGGAAGGCCGACACCTCCTACTCGGCCAAGTGA
- the LOC124694282 gene encoding pollen allergen Lol p 1-like yields MASSSSVLLVVALFAVFLGSAHGIAKVPPGPNITAEYGDKWLDAKSTWYGKPTGAGPKDNGGACGYKDVDKAPFNGMTGCGNTPIFKDGRGCGSCFEIKCTKPESCSGEAVTVTITDDNEEPIAPYHFDLSGHAFGSMAKKGEEQKLRSAGELELQFRRVKCKYPDGTKPTFHVEKGSNPNYLAILVKYVDGDGDVVAVDIKEKGKDKWIELKESWGAVWRIDTPDKLTGPFTVRYTTEGGTKSEVEDVIPEGWKADTSYSAK; encoded by the coding sequence atggcgtcctcctcgtcggtgctcctTGTGGTGGCGCTGTTCGCCGTGTTCCTGGGCAGCGCGCACGGCATCGCGAAGGTGCCCCCGGGCCCCAACATCACGGCTGAGTACGGCGACAAGTGGCTGGACGCGAAGAGCACCTGGTATGGCAAGCCGACCGGCGCCGGTCCCAAGGACAACGGCGGCGCGTGCGGGTACAAGGACGTTGACAAGGCGCCGTTCAACGGCATGACCGGCTGTGGCAACACCCCCATCTTCAAGGACGGTCGCGGCTGCGGCTCCTGCTTCGAGATCAAGTGCACCAAGCCCGAGTCTTGCTCCGGCGAGGCTGTCACCGTCACAATCACCGACGACAATGAGGAGCCCATCGCACCCTACCATTTCGACCTCTCGGGCCACGCGTTCGGGTCCATGGCCAAGAAGGGCGAGGAGCAGAAGCTCCGCAGCGCCGGCGAGCTGGAGCTCCAGTTCAGGCGGGTCAAGTGCAAGTACCCGGATGGCACCAAGCCAACGTTCCACGTCGAGAAGGGTTCCAACCCCAACTACCTGGCTATTCTGGTGAAGtacgtcgacggcgacggcgacgtggtGGCCGTGGACATCAAGGAGAAGGGCAAGGATAAGTGGATCGAGCTAAAGGAGTCGTGGGGAGCAGTCTGGAGGATCGACACCCCCGATAAGTTGACGGGCCCATTCACCGTCCGGTACACCACCGAGGGCGGCACCAAATCCGAAGTCGAGGATGTCATTCCCGAGGGCTGGAAGGCCGACACTTCCTACTCAGCCAAGTGA